A genome region from Dolichospermum compactum NIES-806 includes the following:
- the hpf gene encoding ribosome hibernation-promoting factor, HPF/YfiA family, whose product MKLVIHGKNIEITDAIREYVHQKIEKAVSHFQNITNQVDVHLSVARNPRISTKQAAEVTIYANGSVIRAEESSESLYASIDLVADKIARQLRKYKEKRQDHQTQPISTNEAVAPETVAADLIGDRTPGLPEEVVRTKYFSMPPMTLAEAQEQLQLVGHDFYMFHNAETGEINVIYERNHGGYGVIQPRNNGNGNGKNGKSANVGIPEKSHSK is encoded by the coding sequence ATGAAGCTTGTCATCCACGGTAAAAATATTGAAATCACTGATGCAATTCGTGAATATGTGCATCAAAAGATTGAAAAAGCAGTTAGTCACTTCCAGAACATCACCAATCAAGTGGATGTTCATTTAAGCGTAGCCCGCAATCCCCGAATAAGTACAAAGCAAGCGGCAGAAGTAACTATTTATGCTAATGGTAGTGTTATCCGTGCGGAGGAAAGCAGCGAAAGCTTATATGCAAGTATTGACCTAGTTGCCGACAAAATTGCTCGACAATTACGGAAATATAAGGAAAAAAGGCAGGATCATCAAACTCAACCTATATCAACTAACGAAGCAGTAGCACCGGAAACCGTTGCAGCGGATCTAATAGGCGATCGCACCCCTGGATTACCCGAAGAGGTTGTTCGTACCAAATACTTCTCTATGCCGCCTATGACATTGGCAGAAGCGCAGGAACAACTACAACTGGTGGGTCATGACTTTTATATGTTTCATAATGCCGAAACCGGAGAGATTAACGTCATTTATGAACGTAATCACGGTGGTTATGGAGTCATTCAACCCCGCAATAACGGTAATGGCAACGGCAAAAATGGCAAATCAGCTAATGTTGGTATTCCCGAAAAATCGCACTCTAAATAA
- the lipB gene encoding lipoyl(octanoyl) transferase LipB produces MIPSTQLTPYRCLLYNVGVMPYETAHQWQRSLVAERIHNPELDDVLILLEHPPVYTLGTGANPEFIKFNLDKSDYNVHRIERGGEVTYHCPGQLVGYPILNLRHYRQDLHWYLRQLEEVLIRVLANYDLKGERIPGFTGVWLEGYKVAAIGIKVSKWITMHGFSLNVCPDMTGFQQIIPCGIIDKPVSSLARWIPDITCNQVRHSIDQCFAEVFDVTMKNSESRGAGTAPRNDSSITP; encoded by the coding sequence ATGATTCCTAGCACTCAATTAACCCCGTACCGTTGTTTACTATATAATGTTGGCGTAATGCCTTATGAAACTGCTCATCAGTGGCAGCGATCGCTAGTTGCAGAGCGCATTCACAACCCAGAACTAGATGATGTCTTAATCTTGCTAGAACATCCCCCCGTTTACACCTTGGGGACAGGAGCAAATCCAGAATTTATTAAATTTAATCTTGACAAAAGTGATTATAATGTGCATCGCATTGAAAGAGGTGGCGAAGTCACATATCATTGTCCAGGACAATTGGTAGGTTATCCCATTTTAAACTTGCGTCATTACCGCCAAGACCTCCATTGGTACTTGCGTCAACTTGAGGAAGTATTAATTCGCGTTTTAGCAAATTACGACTTGAAAGGAGAACGGATTCCTGGTTTTACGGGAGTTTGGCTAGAAGGATACAAAGTTGCCGCCATCGGCATAAAAGTGAGTAAATGGATTACAATGCACGGTTTTTCTTTAAATGTATGTCCAGACATGACAGGATTTCAACAAATTATTCCCTGTGGCATTATTGATAAACCAGTCAGCAGTTTAGCTAGATGGATTCCCGACATTACCTGTAACCAAGTCCGACATTCTATAGATCAATGTTTTGCAGAAGTATTTGACGTAACCATGAAAAATTCAGAAAGTAGGGGCGCAGGGACTGCGCCCAGAAACGATTCATCAATAACACCCTGA
- the msrA gene encoding peptide-methionine (S)-S-oxide reductase MsrA: MGIFGFGKKSALPTPEQALSGRAEVMRVPAQHYVNKNPLKAPFPQGLETAMFGLGCFWGAERKFWQQAGVYTTAVGYAAGYTPNPTYQEVCSGMTGHNEVVLVVFDPKIISYSQLLKVFWESHNPTQGMRQGNDAGTQYRSGIYVYSQEQKELAEASQNAYQAALSGAGYGKITTEILDAPEFYYAEEYHQQYLAKNPGGYCGLGGTNVACPGIPEAQVGLLIQNMILPHAEAQSLRE, from the coding sequence ATGGGAATATTTGGATTTGGTAAAAAGTCAGCCCTACCTACACCTGAGCAAGCCCTATCAGGACGGGCAGAAGTAATGCGAGTACCCGCACAACATTACGTTAATAAAAATCCTCTGAAAGCACCTTTTCCCCAAGGCTTAGAAACTGCCATGTTTGGTTTAGGCTGTTTTTGGGGAGCAGAGCGCAAATTTTGGCAACAAGCAGGAGTTTACACCACTGCGGTAGGTTATGCGGCTGGTTACACACCCAACCCCACCTATCAAGAAGTATGTAGTGGCATGACAGGTCATAATGAAGTGGTATTAGTGGTGTTTGACCCCAAAATCATTAGTTATTCCCAACTGTTGAAAGTGTTTTGGGAAAGCCACAACCCCACCCAAGGAATGCGTCAAGGTAATGATGCTGGTACTCAATACCGTTCAGGAATTTACGTTTATTCACAAGAGCAAAAAGAATTAGCGGAAGCATCACAGAACGCTTATCAAGCTGCCCTCAGCGGCGCTGGATATGGTAAAATTACCACAGAAATTTTAGATGCACCTGAATTTTATTATGCTGAAGAATACCATCAGCAATATTTAGCCAAAAACCCTGGTGGTTATTGTGGCTTAGGTGGTACTAACGTAGCTTGTCCAGGTATTCCCGAAGCTCAGGTAGGGTTGCTGATTCAGAATATGATTTTACCTCACGCAGAGGCGCAGAGTCTCAGAGAGTAA
- a CDS encoding M48 family metallopeptidase, which translates to MSLLKTSLTGLKADSFRHPLDLEATKTLKQIPGLDMMVRNLLGPMAEQVFYVENIASSILVGEKQLPDLHKLLLEACQILDIDPPQLYVRQHPAPNAYTFAMRGKQPFVVIHTSLIEILTPEEIQAVIAHELGHLKCDHSVYLTPVNLLILAAAIVPNVGAVLAQAIQSQLLEWVRCAEFTCDRAALLATQDPKVVMSVLMKLAGGSPSLAPQLNLDAFVDQARAYDDISKTELGEMVKSARTAQLSHPVPVLRAREIDRWASSQEYQKLVQNHGINYKSESPSPGGWRNW; encoded by the coding sequence ATGTCCTTACTCAAAACCTCGCTCACAGGCTTAAAAGCAGACTCATTCCGTCATCCTCTGGACTTGGAAGCTACGAAAACTCTCAAACAAATTCCCGGTTTAGATATGATGGTGCGGAATTTGCTAGGTCCAATGGCTGAACAGGTTTTTTATGTGGAAAATATCGCTTCTAGTATTTTGGTGGGAGAAAAACAACTTCCTGATTTACACAAGTTACTACTAGAAGCTTGTCAAATTCTGGATATTGATCCGCCTCAGTTATATGTGCGTCAACATCCAGCCCCTAACGCTTACACCTTTGCTATGCGCGGTAAGCAGCCTTTTGTGGTCATTCATACATCCTTGATTGAGATTCTTACACCTGAAGAAATACAGGCTGTAATTGCCCATGAATTAGGTCATCTTAAATGCGATCATAGCGTATACTTAACACCTGTGAATTTGTTGATTTTAGCCGCTGCCATTGTCCCAAATGTCGGCGCTGTCTTGGCTCAAGCTATCCAGTCACAATTATTAGAATGGGTCCGCTGTGCTGAGTTTACCTGCGATCGCGCCGCTTTGTTAGCTACCCAAGACCCAAAAGTTGTCATGTCAGTATTAATGAAGTTAGCCGGCGGTTCTCCCAGTTTAGCACCCCAACTCAATTTAGATGCCTTTGTTGACCAAGCTCGTGCCTATGATGACATTAGCAAAACCGAATTGGGTGAAATGGTCAAATCCGCCCGCACAGCCCAATTAAGCCATCCTGTCCCCGTATTACGAGCTAGGGAAATTGACCGTTGGGCAAGTAGTCAAGAGTACCAAAAGTTAGTGCAAAATCACGGTATTAATTACAAAAGTGAATCTCCATCCCCAGGCGGATGGCGGAATTGGTAG
- a CDS encoding GumC family protein, translated as MLNKQITNQTSSISDIIPIAESFPNPTFSQFSEEASDFNLKSFLGLLQRRAIIIIGVASVAMGSVIYATFNQVPIYEGNFKILVESVNSDSELGKINIGVGNTFSPSGLDYDSQIQVLQSPELLKDFIKEIQKSHPDIDYNTLTKRLTIRRLGESKIIQVNYKSENNQEIKLILDPLADFYLKYSLNKRQTKLRQGVQFVDAKLPEIRIRLGQLQKEMQMFRQRYDFIDPENQSGVISSQIQSLTQQKLTINQQLTAARSAYDRLQRREEQLAILNTAPLYQTLIAQQRQLDIQLSGELTRFQPDNPVIRTLQEKRSNLLPIIEAEAARTINIRISEATNLIKKIEVDNQYMVQVEKQLQFKLDQLPVLSRQYTEILRNLQIANESLNRFLAAREQLQIQVAQTELPWELIQAPSKSLYPISPDIPRNLMLGFVASSLLGIGAATLKEQTDNTFHSVKNVQDNIGMPLLGTLPFNKNLAQNPSLKLTNKNQQPEVVLDPLLLNDEPAKTSARRPSQSRYYYGQGSFWESLQVLYSNIQLLNSDKPIKSLVVSSAVPGDGKSTVAFSLAKTAAIMGKKVLIVDCDLRKSKVHKLSKLNNLWGLSSLISSDIDVKQVIQEMPGLNGLSVITAGPLPPDPARLLSSDKMIQLMNYFSENFDLVIYDTPPLSGLVDARLVAINTDGIMLVVRIDKTDKSVVKQVVDALKSSPINLLGTVVNGEKFRGLGYNYNYRYSSYYYSNSKR; from the coding sequence ATGCTTAATAAGCAAATTACAAACCAAACAAGTTCTATCAGTGATATCATTCCGATCGCTGAATCATTTCCCAATCCCACCTTTTCCCAATTTTCAGAAGAGGCTAGTGATTTTAACCTCAAGTCCTTTCTTGGTCTTTTACAGCGCCGAGCAATTATCATCATAGGAGTTGCTTCCGTTGCTATGGGTAGTGTTATTTATGCAACTTTTAACCAAGTACCAATTTATGAAGGCAACTTCAAAATATTAGTTGAATCTGTTAATAGTGACTCTGAACTAGGGAAAATCAACATAGGAGTCGGTAATACCTTTAGTCCATCTGGACTAGATTATGATAGCCAAATTCAAGTACTCCAAAGTCCAGAACTGCTGAAAGATTTTATTAAAGAAATACAAAAATCTCATCCTGATATTGATTATAATACCCTTACCAAACGGTTAACTATTCGTCGCTTGGGAGAATCAAAAATAATCCAAGTTAACTATAAAAGTGAGAATAACCAAGAAATTAAACTCATATTAGATCCTCTGGCTGATTTTTATTTAAAATATAGCCTCAACAAGCGACAAACAAAGCTCCGTCAGGGAGTTCAATTTGTGGATGCAAAACTACCTGAAATCCGAATTAGGCTAGGACAGTTGCAAAAAGAAATGCAAATGTTCCGCCAAAGATACGATTTTATTGATCCGGAAAACCAATCTGGAGTAATTTCTTCGCAAATTCAATCTTTGACACAACAAAAACTAACTATCAATCAACAGTTAACCGCTGCCAGATCTGCTTATGACAGGCTACAGAGACGTGAAGAACAGTTAGCAATTCTCAATACTGCCCCTCTTTATCAAACCCTAATTGCTCAACAACGCCAATTAGATATCCAGCTATCTGGAGAATTAACTCGGTTTCAACCAGATAACCCAGTTATCCGCACCTTACAAGAAAAAAGATCCAACCTTTTACCTATTATTGAGGCAGAAGCAGCACGCACTATTAATATCAGAATATCTGAAGCTACGAATCTAATTAAGAAAATAGAAGTAGACAATCAATATATGGTACAAGTAGAAAAACAACTGCAATTTAAATTAGACCAGTTGCCAGTTTTGTCTCGGCAATATACTGAAATTCTACGGAATTTACAAATAGCCAATGAAAGTTTAAATCGCTTTTTAGCTGCTCGTGAGCAATTGCAAATACAAGTAGCTCAAACAGAACTACCTTGGGAATTAATCCAAGCACCTAGTAAGTCTCTATATCCAATTTCTCCAGATATTCCCCGCAATTTGATGTTGGGATTTGTGGCTAGTTCTTTATTAGGCATAGGTGCTGCTACTCTGAAAGAACAGACTGATAATACCTTTCACAGTGTTAAAAATGTCCAGGATAATATAGGAATGCCTTTATTAGGAACTCTTCCCTTTAATAAAAACTTAGCTCAGAATCCATCTTTAAAATTGACAAACAAAAATCAACAACCAGAAGTAGTTTTAGACCCTCTTCTCCTAAATGATGAACCAGCTAAAACTTCTGCTCGTAGACCTTCCCAATCAAGGTATTATTATGGACAGGGATCATTTTGGGAATCTTTACAAGTTTTATATAGTAATATTCAACTGCTTAATTCTGATAAACCAATTAAGTCTTTAGTTGTTTCCTCTGCTGTCCCCGGAGATGGTAAAAGTACGGTGGCATTTAGTCTGGCAAAAACAGCCGCGATTATGGGGAAAAAAGTATTAATTGTAGATTGTGACCTCCGCAAATCCAAGGTTCACAAACTATCAAAATTAAATAATCTCTGGGGACTAAGTAGCTTAATTTCTTCAGATATAGATGTCAAGCAAGTAATTCAAGAAATGCCCGGACTTAATGGTTTATCTGTGATTACGGCAGGTCCTTTACCACCTGATCCGGCGCGGTTACTATCATCAGATAAAATGATTCAACTGATGAACTATTTCTCTGAGAATTTTGATTTAGTGATTTATGATACTCCTCCTTTGTCAGGATTAGTAGATGCTAGACTAGTAGCAATTAATACTGATGGTATCATGCTAGTTGTCAGAATTGATAAAACAGATAAATCAGTCGTCAAGCAAGTTGTTGATGCGCTAAAATCATCTCCCATCAATTTACTAGGAACAGTAGTCAACGGCGAGAAATTCCGAGGACTGGGATATAACTATAATTACAGATATAGCTCATATTACTATAGTAATAGTAAGAGATAA
- a CDS encoding WcaF family extracellular polysaccharide biosynthesis acetyltransferase — MRLDNYTLENYTPGAPYIQQLLWYFIGSPIVESYWLPISSIKVSILRLFGATIGKGVRIKTGVKIKFPWRLTLGDYVWIGEDVWIDNIAPVVIENHVCLSQGVYLCTGNHNWNHPNFELIPGAIHIQEGSWIAAKSVIGPGVTIGRGAVLALGSVTGRSLEANIIYSGNPAKPIKKRTEWENLASDTTKN; from the coding sequence ATGCGTTTAGACAATTACACACTTGAGAATTATACACCTGGAGCGCCATATATCCAACAACTTCTATGGTATTTCATTGGCTCACCCATAGTGGAGAGTTATTGGCTGCCTATATCATCTATAAAAGTTTCAATACTGAGACTGTTTGGTGCTACTATAGGTAAAGGTGTACGCATTAAAACAGGAGTAAAAATTAAATTTCCCTGGCGCTTGACCCTTGGTGATTACGTTTGGATTGGAGAAGATGTCTGGATTGATAATATAGCTCCTGTGGTGATCGAAAATCATGTGTGTTTGTCTCAGGGAGTTTATCTCTGTACTGGTAATCATAACTGGAATCACCCCAACTTTGAACTAATTCCTGGAGCTATTCATATTCAAGAGGGTAGTTGGATAGCGGCAAAATCAGTCATCGGACCTGGTGTTACTATTGGACGGGGAGCAGTTTTAGCATTGGGTAGTGTCACAGGAAGATCCTTAGAAGCGAATATCATCTACTCAGGAAATCCGGCTAAACCAATCAAAAAAAGGACAGAATGGGAAAATTTGGCATCAGACACCACCAAAAATTAG
- a CDS encoding DUF2281 domain-containing protein, protein MTTQIIPNPEIQQIEDFIEFLTQKYVHPKDIISQPPRILGLQEGKEWISKDFNNPLPDEFWLGEG, encoded by the coding sequence ATGACAACCCAAATCATCCCTAACCCAGAGATTCAGCAAATTGAAGACTTCATTGAGTTCCTTACCCAAAAATATGTTCACCCAAAAGACATCATTTCCCAACCACCTCGGATTCTCGGACTTCAAGAAGGTAAAGAATGGATAAGCAAAGACTTTAACAATCCTCTCCCGGATGAGTTTTGGCTAGGTGAAGGATGA
- a CDS encoding glycosyltransferase family 2 protein has product MLEQITPLILTYNEENNINRTLEKLKWASKIIVIDSYSTDTTLKILSQYPQVEVFSRKFDTHATQWNYGLEKVATEWVLSLDADYIVTDALTTEIKNLSPNSGIDGYFAKFKYCVFGKPLRGTILPPRQILFRKDKAIYIDDGHTQLLKNQGKSSQLSAYIHHDDRKPLSRWLWAQDRYMVIESKKLLETPEHELSIGDRIRKEKILAPLIIFIYCLILKGGILDGWHGWYYTFQRVLAELLLGIHIIEAEKIDIQQTQK; this is encoded by the coding sequence ATGTTAGAACAAATTACCCCCCTCATCCTTACCTATAACGAGGAAAATAACATTAATCGTACCCTAGAAAAACTTAAATGGGCAAGTAAAATCATTGTCATTGACAGTTATAGCACAGATACAACATTAAAGATTTTGTCTCAATATCCTCAAGTAGAAGTATTTTCCAGAAAATTTGATACTCATGCTACTCAGTGGAACTATGGATTAGAAAAAGTTGCAACTGAGTGGGTTTTATCCTTAGATGCAGATTATATTGTCACTGATGCACTAACAACTGAAATAAAAAATCTATCTCCCAATTCTGGCATTGATGGCTATTTTGCTAAATTCAAATATTGTGTATTTGGTAAACCCTTACGAGGTACTATACTACCTCCCCGTCAAATTCTTTTCCGTAAAGACAAAGCAATATATATTGATGACGGACATACTCAACTTTTAAAGAATCAAGGTAAATCTAGTCAATTATCAGCATACATCCACCACGACGATCGCAAACCATTGAGTCGTTGGTTATGGGCGCAAGATCGTTATATGGTAATTGAAAGTAAAAAACTTCTAGAAACACCAGAGCATGAACTTAGTATAGGCGATCGCATCCGCAAAGAGAAAATCCTCGCACCTTTAATCATCTTCATCTATTGTCTCATCCTCAAAGGCGGTATTCTTGACGGTTGGCATGGATGGTATTATACATTTCAGAGAGTTTTAGCAGAACTATTGCTGGGTATACATATAATAGAAGCAGAGAAAATAGATATTCAGCAAACTCAAAAATAA
- a CDS encoding class I SAM-dependent methyltransferase — translation MKHCRFIQGSIYDLPYSQLGDNFDIVIAVEVIEHLFYPKELVRNAKKCLKPNGGLILTTPYHGYLKNLVMAATGKMDNHFTALWDGGHIKFFSVPTMTALLKSENCTNIKFKFAGRFPYLWKSMLCSSTIVQ, via the coding sequence ATAAAACATTGTCGCTTTATTCAAGGTAGCATTTATGATTTACCATATTCTCAACTAGGAGACAACTTTGATATTGTGATTGCTGTTGAGGTAATTGAGCATTTATTTTATCCTAAAGAATTAGTCAGAAACGCTAAAAAATGCCTCAAACCCAATGGTGGGTTAATTCTAACCACACCCTATCATGGTTATTTAAAAAACCTAGTGATGGCTGCTACAGGGAAAATGGACAACCATTTTACCGCTCTTTGGGATGGTGGTCATATCAAATTCTTTTCCGTACCAACTATGACGGCTTTACTTAAATCAGAGAACTGTACAAATATCAAGTTTAAGTTTGCAGGTAGATTTCCCTACCTTTGGAAAAGTATGTTGTGTTCTAGTACCATAGTTCAATAA
- a CDS encoding FkbM family methyltransferase yields the protein MKSIFSSLVQSPYIINTRSFLRKNSIGRKFLAYLSTKISKGYESNFESALLRYIKAGDIVWDIGANIGYYTEQILSQVGNEGKVIACEPSPLSAQLCRKIPNKGNLIVIESALGSKTGTTYFSLNDDPTSPTNKLSNYGKTSNSIEVEITTGDNIFKQLGYTPNVIKIDVEGAEIEVLRGMQKVLTSSDLRAIFIEVHSQILEQNGYHDAIKIITQILNNNGFNINWTDFSHIEAIRK from the coding sequence ATGAAATCTATATTTTCTAGCCTCGTTCAAAGCCCATACATCATAAATACAAGATCCTTTTTAAGGAAAAATAGTATTGGTAGAAAGTTTTTAGCATACCTATCTACTAAAATTAGTAAAGGATATGAGAGTAATTTTGAATCTGCTTTATTGAGATATATTAAAGCTGGTGATATCGTATGGGATATAGGAGCAAATATTGGATATTATACAGAACAAATATTGAGTCAAGTTGGAAATGAAGGTAAAGTTATAGCTTGTGAACCATCACCTTTAAGCGCACAGTTGTGCAGAAAAATTCCTAATAAGGGAAACTTAATTGTGATCGAATCAGCATTAGGCAGTAAAACTGGAACTACATATTTTTCTCTTAATGATGATCCAACTTCCCCAACAAATAAATTATCAAATTATGGTAAGACAAGTAATAGTATAGAAGTAGAAATTACTACTGGTGATAATATTTTCAAGCAATTAGGTTATACTCCTAATGTGATCAAAATAGATGTAGAAGGAGCAGAAATTGAAGTCCTTAGAGGTATGCAGAAAGTTTTAACTTCTTCAGATTTGAGGGCAATTTTTATTGAAGTACATTCTCAAATACTTGAACAGAATGGATATCATGATGCAATTAAGATAATAACTCAAATTTTAAATAATAATGGTTTTAATATTAACTGGACAGATTTTTCACATATTGAAGCCATTAGAAAATAA
- a CDS encoding aldo/keto reductase, which translates to MLVTKLGFGCASILGKIDKKNSLYALKLAHEAGINYFDIARSYGWGEAESLLGNFLIQEKISRENVEITTKFGLSPRNNKFIRIAKTLARNIVNYIPQSQTIVKSAAGQVSPKIDFTVKNATISLNTSLKSLRTDYIDNILFHGYDFENKSDDIFEVIEFLEAQKKCGKIRSYGFATYQSIELVNNFFTSQNIKPDILQIACGGIGKHDSMTLKNLADKDIKIVMYSPFRIEPSIALIFEQLKDKNLYSEIESIFGRKFIPQENMHQIILSYFQRIYSPYAIVISMFNPQHIKINQQAVQQEKISKEQFESFERLLILHKII; encoded by the coding sequence ATGTTAGTAACTAAACTGGGTTTTGGCTGTGCTTCAATTTTAGGTAAAATTGACAAAAAGAATAGCCTTTATGCTCTTAAATTAGCACACGAAGCAGGTATTAACTATTTTGATATAGCCCGTTCTTATGGTTGGGGTGAAGCAGAATCCCTATTGGGAAATTTCTTAATACAAGAGAAAATTTCTAGAGAAAATGTAGAAATTACAACTAAATTTGGTTTGAGTCCACGTAACAATAAATTTATCAGAATAGCTAAAACATTAGCAAGAAATATTGTCAATTATATCCCTCAATCTCAAACAATAGTCAAGTCTGCGGCTGGTCAGGTTTCACCTAAGATAGACTTTACAGTCAAAAATGCAACTATTAGCTTAAATACCAGCTTAAAATCTTTGCGTACTGATTATATTGATAATATATTATTTCACGGTTATGACTTTGAAAACAAATCAGATGACATCTTTGAAGTGATTGAATTTTTAGAAGCACAAAAAAAATGTGGTAAGATTAGAAGTTATGGATTTGCTACATATCAATCAATAGAATTAGTAAATAACTTCTTCACATCTCAAAATATTAAGCCTGATATACTTCAAATAGCCTGTGGAGGAATTGGTAAGCATGATTCAATGACATTGAAAAATCTTGCTGATAAAGATATAAAAATTGTGATGTATTCTCCCTTTAGAATTGAACCGAGTATAGCATTGATATTTGAACAACTTAAGGATAAAAACCTCTATTCTGAAATTGAGTCTATATTTGGAAGAAAATTTATTCCACAAGAAAATATGCACCAAATTATATTATCATATTTTCAAAGAATTTATTCACCTTACGCAATTGTAATCAGTATGTTTAATCCTCAGCATATTAAAATCAACCAGCAAGCAGTTCAACAAGAAAAAATCAGTAAGGAACAATTTGAGTCTTTTGAAAGATTGCTTATTCTTCATAAGATCATTTAA
- a CDS encoding phytanoyl-CoA dioxygenase family protein — MNQPNLAYTSDNPKLDYRVIIKKILNGNFGYIFGRFYMCRKYYSQFKRIKQLFQKNKIENSLKFKTQILNCSNLEPQEIASYIKNNSYYDQLELNQQSVASIVAAAKTENLIATGNGLSFTYDEYQYQTKQDHKIAMANVDQPLKIKEIHKLRYDSQLLDISSQYLGYFPTSCDVRLWWSFANTLSPEARRSQNQTIDYHYDIHGFNFFYVSFYLTDVDIKSGAHILVKGSHVNKKMFMLLRSARLPEEVIHQNYSPTDIITIQGKAGKCFLEDASCYHKALAPIEHDRLFLQLRYF, encoded by the coding sequence ATGAATCAGCCTAACTTAGCTTATACATCTGATAATCCTAAATTAGATTATCGCGTGATCATCAAAAAAATATTAAACGGTAATTTTGGGTATATTTTTGGCAGATTTTATATGTGCAGAAAATATTATTCTCAATTCAAAAGAATAAAGCAACTTTTTCAAAAAAATAAGATTGAGAATAGTTTGAAGTTTAAAACTCAAATATTAAATTGCTCTAATCTTGAGCCACAAGAAATAGCTAGTTACATTAAAAATAACTCATATTACGACCAACTTGAGCTAAATCAACAATCAGTTGCATCCATAGTAGCAGCCGCCAAGACAGAAAACCTGATTGCGACTGGAAATGGTTTATCTTTTACTTATGATGAATATCAGTATCAGACCAAACAAGATCATAAAATTGCAATGGCTAATGTAGATCAACCTCTAAAAATAAAGGAAATACACAAACTTAGGTATGATAGTCAATTATTAGATATTTCATCACAATACCTGGGTTACTTTCCCACTAGCTGTGATGTCAGATTGTGGTGGAGTTTTGCGAATACATTATCTCCAGAAGCAAGACGTAGCCAGAATCAAACCATTGACTATCATTATGACATACATGGATTTAACTTTTTCTATGTTTCTTTTTATCTAACCGATGTAGATATTAAAAGTGGCGCACATATTCTTGTTAAAGGGAGTCATGTAAATAAAAAGATGTTTATGCTTTTGCGTAGTGCGCGTCTTCCTGAAGAGGTAATTCATCAAAATTATTCTCCAACAGACATTATTACAATTCAAGGTAAAGCAGGAAAATGTTTTCTTGAGGATGCTTCCTGTTACCATAAAGCTTTAGCACCCATTGAACATGATCGTTTATTTCTACAACTGAGGTATTTTTAA
- a CDS encoding Uma2 family endonuclease has translation MTVLQLPPPNTLPRITWEKLPADFPLPDEPVENNFQPLLAAALRESLELAGLILESMLIASNFGLCATVDEKSIVKAPDWVYVPSVHPLPPGEIRRSYTPHSEGENPAIVMEFISATEGTEYSINPHYPYGKWHFYEQILKIPTYVIFHPQIGILEVHNLVNGKYQQESPDESQRFWIEALDLFLGVWIGKKAEFEGYWLRWWDKSGNLLLWGSELVNQERQIAEKERQIAEQAEQKAVKLAERLQAMGINLEDI, from the coding sequence ATGACAGTTCTACAACTCCCTCCCCCCAATACTCTACCTCGAATCACCTGGGAAAAACTACCAGCAGATTTTCCTCTACCAGATGAACCCGTGGAAAATAACTTCCAACCCCTTCTCGCTGCTGCTCTAAGAGAGTCCCTAGAATTAGCAGGTTTAATTCTAGAATCAATGCTGATTGCCTCCAATTTTGGTCTATGTGCCACAGTGGATGAAAAAAGCATCGTCAAAGCACCTGATTGGGTTTACGTGCCTTCTGTCCATCCTCTACCCCCAGGAGAAATCCGTCGTAGTTACACTCCTCACAGCGAAGGAGAAAACCCAGCCATTGTCATGGAATTTATATCCGCAACAGAAGGAACAGAATATTCCATTAATCCTCATTATCCCTATGGAAAGTGGCACTTTTATGAACAAATTTTAAAAATTCCCACTTACGTGATTTTCCATCCCCAAATTGGAATTTTAGAAGTTCATAATTTAGTTAACGGTAAATACCAGCAAGAATCTCCAGATGAAAGTCAGCGCTTTTGGATAGAAGCTTTAGACCTATTCTTGGGTGTATGGATAGGAAAAAAAGCCGAATTTGAGGGTTATTGGTTACGATGGTGGGATAAATCTGGAAATTTATTACTCTGGGGAAGTGAGTTAGTTAATCAAGAGCGTCAAATAGCAGAAAAAGAACGCCAAATAGCAGAACAAGCAGAACAAAAAGCTGTTAAACTAGCTGAAAGACTGCAAGCAATGGGGATTAATTTAGAAGATATTTAA